From Eubalaena glacialis isolate mEubGla1 chromosome 5, mEubGla1.1.hap2.+ XY, whole genome shotgun sequence, one genomic window encodes:
- the LOC133092362 gene encoding NADH dehydrogenase [ubiquinone] 1 beta subcomplex subunit 6-like: MSGYTSNEKLRLQQLRELRRRWLKDQELSPREPVLPLRRVRPMEQFWNKFLQDGASWKNVIYKTYRHSIFAFTHILIPVWIIHYYLKYHVNTKPYAIVERKPRLFPGDTILETGEVIPPMKEFPDQHH; the protein is encoded by the coding sequence ATGTCAGGGTATACGTCCAACGAGAAACTGCGGCTGCAACAGCTGCGAGAGCTGAGAAGGCGATGGCTGAAGGATCAGGAGCTGAGCCCCCGGGAACCGGTGCTGCCCCTGCGGAGGGTGCGGCCTATGGAGCAATTCTGGAATAAGTTTTTGCAGGACGGGGCCTCCTGGAAGAACGTGATCTATAAGACGTACCGACACAGTATCTTTGCTTTTACTCATATACTGATCCCTGTCTGGATTATTCATTATTATCTCAAATATCATGTGAATACAAAACCATATGCCATTGTTGAAAGGAAGCCCAGACTATTCCCAGGTGATACAATTCTGGAAACTGGAGAAGTAATCCCACCAATGAAAGAATTTCCTGATCAACATCACTga